From the Zea mays cultivar B73 unplaced genomic scaffold, Zm-B73-REFERENCE-NAM-5.0 scaffold_626, whole genome shotgun sequence genome, one window contains:
- the LOC118475772 gene encoding uncharacterized protein: protein MGQTLFVRTSILFCHGIKSICSNVLFFVSLEKPTPTSRMDQSSLLSLLGAELKKMELSSTMIFLLTDRKMLLSSSKPIMIATRGMPGIPLNRESESVEDVHRVLRALPLFREMEGILRERNLNLPSVQEISAFRVNLFSGIRRESAIADYDAFWRSLLEEIHTPQGRSCFGQRIQDLHARMSAEGNWDYLIAQQGRGYFGNLPNLNSPLDQYQFGIHPILDLNIGEYYVSFTNLSLSMLLTLGLVLLLVLPMILRSLECRFLTIALCDAAEPWQLGSQDAATPMMQGIIDLHHDIFFFLILILVFVSRMLVRALWHFNEQTNPIPQRIVHGTTIEIIRTIFPSVIPLFIAIPSFALLYSMDGVLVDPAITIKAIGHQWYRTYEYSDYNSSDEQSLTFDSYTIQKMIQNWVNHVY from the exons ATGGGACAAACGCTGTTCGTTAGAACTAGCATTTTGTTTTGTCATGGAATCAAGTCTATTTGTTCGAATGTTCTTTTTTTCGTTTCGTTGGAAAAACCAACGCCGACGTCAAGAATGGATCAGTCTAGTCTCCTTTCTCTTTTGGGAGCAGAGCTGAAAAAGATGGAATTGTCAAGTACGATGATATTTTTATTAACGGATAGAAAAATGCTATTATCAAGTAGTAAACCCATTATGATTGCAACTCGTGGGATGCCTGGAATCCCACTAAATCGAGAATCGGAATCGGTGGAGGATGTGCATAGGGTACTCCGAGCCCTCCCCTTATTTAGAGAAATGGAAGGTATCTTGCGTGAGAGGAACCTGAATCTCCCGTCAGTACAGGAAATAAGCGCTTTCCGTGTGAATCTATTCTCTGGTATCCGGCGTGAGAGTGCGATTGCGGACTACGACGCTTTTTGGCGCTCCTTACTCGAGGAGATTCACACACCTCAGGGACGTAGTTGTTTTGGTCAGAGAATACAAGATCTGCACGCCCGAATGTCTGCCGAGGGCAACTGGGACTACTTGATTGCCCAACAAGGCAGAGGGTATTTTGGTAACCTACCTAATCTCAACAGCCCGTTGGATCAATATCAATTTGGAATTCACCCAATTCTGGATCTGAATATTGGTGAGTACTATGTCTCATTCACAAATCTATCCTTGTCTATGCTACTCACTCTCGGTTTGGTCCTACTTCTGGTGCTGCCAATGATTCTTCGTTCATTAGAATGTCGATTCCTCACAATCGCTCTTTGTGATGCTGCGGAACCATGGCAATTAGGATCTCAAGACGCAGCAACACCTATGATGCAAGGAATCATTGACTTACATCACGATATCTTTTTCTTCCTCATTCTGATTTTGGTTTTCGTATCACGGATGTTGGTTCGCGCTTTATGGCATTTCAACGAGCAAACTAATCCAATCCCGCAAAGGATTGTTCATGGAACTACTATCGAAATTATTCGGACCATTTTTCCTAGTGTCATTCCATTGTTCATTGCTATACCATCGTTTGCTCTGTTATACTCAATGGACGGGGTATTAGTAGATCCAGCCATTACTATCAAAGCTATTGGACATCAATGGTATCGGA CTTATGAGTATTCGGACTATAACAGTTCCGATGAACAGTCACTCACTTTTGACAGTTATACGATTCAGAAGATGATCCAGAATTGGGTCAATCACGTTTATTAG
- the LOC118475771 gene encoding uncharacterized protein produces the protein MEDIMSTIRILLPLRKQITGYFDKPSLSLNRDSTNEFLSTFLKTYIEDIHDFHFIDEDPIDRGESSLSLDNKNTTYYEADASDEEMDITDGIEGIIGGTNRGHNGGGDGEALFIQISRLLMKYIKYYILNITHTYDAMPWWVSGIPWWMAESILTLLSLVCIHSILQFNPLIYKGNRCDIIYKVPDITLIGITNHITKEPIKQLQWLYSLTPDNYPTKWIYRLRNLFSYDENIPYRIGFLRIKCSLGLRSIKGLVLSDSVLYQYAHLGAGLKSLIPQSRVAIFMQVATRHFDERHRKYLYGFFNILVYSGVGLVVWYYITPHLIPDLGFFRGVNLDSFKDPASVVDGYKRVSYIFTKDVVKTVLRTCRNDTFFHNLLNEESIQFFDNEIISITDLNSNRHLNLDHFEEVEANKLDLVACIAVGIMSATFIATNLLPPGTTTIVQ, from the coding sequence ATGGAAGATATTATGAGCACGATTCGCATATTGTTGCCCTTGCGTAAGCAGATTACCGGATATTTTGACAAACCGAGCCTTTCTCTTAATCGAGATTCTACTAATGAGTTCTTAAGCACCTTTCTAAAAACTTACATCGAGGATATTCATGATTTCCATTTCATCGATGAAGATCCTATAGATCGGGGAGAATCCTCTTTATCATTAGACAATAAGAATACAACTTATTACGAGGCTGATGCAAGTGATGAAGAAATGGATATAACAGATGGGATAGAGGGAATCATAGGGGGTACTAATCGAGGCCACAACGGTGGTGGCGACGGTGAAGCTCTATTCATTCAAATAAGCAGGTTACTTATGAAATATATAAAGTATTATATACTCAACATAACACATACCTATGATGCCATGCCTTGGTGGGTAAGCGGGATACCATGGTGGATGGCTGAGAGTATCCTCACACTCTTATCGTTAGTATGTATACATTCTATACTTCAATTTAATCCTCTTATCTATAAGGGCAATCGATGTGATATTATTTATAAGGTGCCGGATATTACATTAATAGGAATAACCAACCATATAACAAAGGAACCAATTAAACAGCTACAATGGCTCTATTCTCTGACACCTGATAACTATCCTACTAAATGGATCTATAGACTAAGAAATCTCTTTAGTTATGATGAGAATATTCCATATAGGATAGGATTTCTAAGAATAAAGTGTTCTTTAGGCTTACGGAGTATAAAAGGCTTAGTATTAAGTGATTCTGTATTATATCAATATGCCCATTTGGGAGCTGGCCTCAAATCTCTCATTCCGCAATCTAGAGTAGCCATTTTCATGCAAGTTGCAACTCGTCATTTTGATGAAAGGCATCGTAAGTATCTCTACGGTTTCTTTAATATACTTGTGTATTCTGGCGTAGGATTAGTTGTTTGGTACTATATCACACCACACCTTATACCTGATTTAGGATTCTTCCGCGGGGTAAACCTAGATTCTTTTAAGGACCCAGCTTCGGTTGTTGATGGGTACAAGAGGGTTTCGTACATATTTACAAAAGACGTCGTTAAGACTGTGTTAAGAACTTGTCGAAATGATACTTTTTTTCACAATTTACTAAATGAGGAATCAATCCAATTTTTTGATAACGAAATTATCAGCATAACCGATTTGAATTCAAACAGACACCTTAATCTAGATCACTTCGAGGAGGTTGAAGCTAACAAGCTAGATCTAGTAGCGTGTATTGCAGTAGGTATTATGAGTGCTACCTTTATAGCTACCAATCTTCTTCCTCCTGGTACTACTACGATAGTCCAATGA